A DNA window from Phragmites australis chromosome 11, lpPhrAust1.1, whole genome shotgun sequence contains the following coding sequences:
- the LOC133885198 gene encoding uncharacterized protein LOC133885198 has translation MDLATTPARQPMEPGLVRRLWHVVLAVCHMLRRGLSRKRIMMDVHLLLGRGKFAGRALRGLLAHPAGHGHVAAYGATAYSSSSLASFYGHPREVEFSCTTTPSYPHYGLFPFNKGRGRGGARGQYGGLDAAAVARAFEMLSAEVEVTGGATPAVSAGVATATPSPMVAWILGRSPAGVRPLRVTDSPFPAVPEDGCGGNERVDAEADDFIRKFYEQLRMQPSAATPDCQLRRRGELA, from the coding sequence ATGGATCTCGCGACGACGCCAGCGCGGCAACCCATGGAGCCGGGCCTGGTGCGGCGGCTGTGGCACGTGGTGCTCGCCGTGTGCCACATGCTGCGCCGCGGCCTCTCCCGCAAGCGCATCATGATGGacgtccacctcctcctcggccgCGGCAAGTTCGCCGGCAGGGCGCTGCGCGGCCTCCTCGCCCACCCGGCGGGCCACGGCCACGTCGCGGCTTACGGCGCCACCgcctactcctcctcctcgctggCCTCATTCTACGGCCACCCCCGGGAGGTGGAGTTCAGCTGCACCACCACGCCGTCCTACCCTCACTACGGCCTCTTCCCCTTCAACAAGGGCCGCGGTcgcggcggcgcgcgcggccAGTACGGCGGCCTCGACGCGGCAGCCGTGGCGCGGGCGTTCGAGATGCTCAGCGCCGAGGTGGAGGTCACCGGAGGGGCCACGCCGGCGGTGTCAGCCGGGGTGGCGACCGCAACGCCGTCGCCCATGGTGGCGTGGATCCTGGGCCGCAGCCCCGCGGGGGTCCGGCCGCTGCGCGTCACCGACTCGCCGTTCCCCGCCGTGCCGGAGGACGGCTGCGGCGGCAACGAGCGCGTGGACGCCGAGGCCGACGACTTCATCAGGAAGTTCTACGAGCAGCTGAGGATGCAGCCCTCCGCCGCCACGCCTGACTGCCAGTTGCGCCGCCGCGGGGAGCTAGCCTAG